From the genome of bacterium:
CATGGATGCCGACCCGGCGCCGACGCTCATCGAGTGCGATACCATCCGTCTTCATGGTCATGCCGTATATGATAAAGCCGAATATATCACCCCTCAACAGCGGGAAGAGTTTCTGAAGCGCGACCCTGTTCCGAAAACGCGCCGCATACTCAATGAGACATATTCGTTTCCCGAGGCTGATATCGCCGCCATGGAACATGAAATCGACAGCGATGTTCAAAAAGCGATCGACAGCGCTCTGAAAGTTCCCCGCCCCGATGCTCAATCCCACGCATGGACGGTATATGCCGACTCACCGGCTACCCGAATCGAGCCGTTCAGGGCCAAAAAGATCAAGAATGGTGACGCGGTCAACCACGCCCAGGACTATATCCTCGCCCATAATCCCGGAGCCGTCCTTCTCGGGCTCGATGTCGGCACATATGGTTCGGCATTCAAGACCAGCAAGGGATTGATCAAACGTTATGGCCCCGAGCGCGTCATGGACATGCCACTGAGCGAATCGGGCATCATGGGATTTGCCCTCGGCGCTTCTCAGGTCGGCATCGAACCGATCGTCGAATTCCAGTTCGCCGATTTTTCCACGGAAACCGTGACACAGCTCGGTCTCAATACCGGTACATGGTTTACCCGTTCATCTCAGGGAGTGCCTATGCTCGTGCGGCTGCCCTGCGGCGGCGGGCTGACTCTCGGACAATTCCACTCTGGCGAATACGAGGGCCTCTGGTCGCTGTTCCCGGGCTTGAAGCTGCTCTATCCTTCAACGCCCCAGGAAACTTTCGAAGCGCTTGTCGCAGGATTTTACGACCGTAATCCCTGTCTTGTGTTCGAAAATAAACTCCTGTACTGGAACAAAACCGGGGATATCGATTTCGATGGCGACCTCAAAGCGGTATGGCGACCCCGCAGGTATACGGAAGGCGGTGACCTGACCATCGTTGCCATCGGTGCGATGATCGACCAGGCTCTCTCGGCAGCAGCCCAGTCGGGTTATTCCGTCGATGTATGGAATCCTTTTGTCTTGAAACCGCTCGATCTTGGCCCCGTCATGGAATCAGTCGAAAAGACGGGGAAATTGATTGTGGTGCAGGAAAGCGGCGAATCCCAGGGGATAGGCAACCGTATTATTTCCCTGATTACCCAGGAATGTTTCAGCTTTCTGAAGAACCCGCCGAAACTCATTGCTGCTCCGGATGCGATGGCTCCTTTCGCACCGGAGCTCGAAGCCTGTTTCAGGCCGAATGCACAGGGTATTCTGGAAACGATTAAAAAATTACTCGGAGAAAGGTAATGAACGATAAAGCTTTTCAAATGTCACTCTATCTCCCCATACAGGGTCTCACTGAGACAGTCGTGACAGTCGTTGAATGGCAGGTTGCGGAAGGTGATCATTTTGAAAAAAATCAGGTCATAATGCTCTATGAAACAGCCAAAGCGCTTTATGACTTCGAGGCTCCCTGCGCCGGGAAAGTGGTAAAACTTCTCCGGCCAGCGGGAGAAATTGTCCCGTATAATGAGCCGATCATGGAGATCGAAACAACCGATTCTGGCATGAAAAACTGGATTCCGCCCGCTTTTACCGAACCCGTCGAAGCGGATGTCGACGTTGAGGAAAGCATGGTATCCCCGGCGGTAACGAACGAGGTGGTCAATGATGGTACCACCATTCTGGGTATCGGCGGGTACCTTCCGTCACGGGTGGTTACCAACGAGGAGCTGGTCGTGGGTTTTCCCGAGATCAACGCCGATTATATATACCAGGTCAGCGGCATTCGTGAGCGACGGTGGGCCGCGAATGGTGAAAAACCCTCGGACATGGCCTACAAGGCATCAATCGATGCCATCAGGGATGCGGGAATACCGAAAGAAGACATCGATGCCATCATTCTTTCCACGACCACGCCTGATTTCGCGATGCCATCCACCGCATGTATCCTGCAGAACCGTCTGGGTCTCAGGGGCATACCTGCCTTCGATCTCAACGCCGCATGTTCCGGCTGGCTCTATGCGGTCTCGATGGCACGCGGAATGATTCTTTCCGGACTGGCAAAAAATGTCCTCACTGTGGGTGTCGATTTGCAATCACGTCTCCTGGATAAATCGGACCGGAGCACATACTTCATTTTCGGCGATGGCGCCGGCGCTGCGGTCATTTCTTCCGGAACTTCCGGCCACCTGATCCGCAGAATAATCCTCGGAGCAGATTCGAAGGGACTTCGCATGGCGCGGCGTGAGGAGCCCGGCTATTGCATTTCCGAAGGCTGCGAAGATTTCGATCCATGGATTCGCCTCGAGGGTCCCGCGCTTTTCCGGTTCGCGACAGAGAGTTTTGCCAAGCTGATCCGCGATGTCATCATTAAAAGTGGCTGGAAACCGGCGGAAACACGGTGGGTTATCCCTCATCAGGCAAACGGGCGGATTCTCAAGGCCGCTGCAAAACAGAGCGGTGTTTCCTTCGACCGTTTCTATCTCAACATCGAAACGGTGGGAAATACATCGAGTGCGAGTATACCGCTGGCGCTCGTGGAAATTAAAAACAGCCTCAAACCGGTCGATAAGCTCATTCTCTGTTCGGTCGGAGCAGGAGTGACATCGGCTGCCATTTCGGTGGAATGGTGATGTATCCCTGCAGTACCTGGATTTTTTACGGTTTTCTCCTGACCTGTATGAATTGCAGCTCTCACTACATAAATCGTACATTTTAACAAGATAATCCCTCTGAAACGTATAAGGAGCAGTTTATGTCATATCCGAACCTCTTCAGCCCCATTAAACTCGGCTCAGTCGAAATGCCCAACCGAACGGTGATGGCCCCGATCAACAACGGCCTCTTGAGCACCGATGAAACATGGCCGTTCCAGACAATCCGCTACTACGAGGAACGCGCAATCGGCGGTATCGGCCTCATCATTACCGGCGCAGTCCGTGTGAGCACGCTCGCGGGAATCCCGAAAGTGGGTATCTTTCACGAACGCTTCATCCCTTCACATAAAAAGCTGGTCGACCGTATCCACAAGTACGATACGAAAATCTTCTGCCAGCTTACCCTCAACGGCGGTAAAGTCGGAAAGGAAGCCCCTTCCGCAATCTATAATCCCGCGTACCCGTGCAGACCGCCGGAACTGACCACTGAACAGCTCGACGGTCTTGTGGAAGACTTCATCAGGGCTGCGGGATACGCCCGCGAAGCCGGTTACGACGGCGTCGAGATTCATGGCGGGCATACCTATTTTGTCGGACAGATGATGTCGCCGTCCACCAACAAACGGACTGACAAGTACGGCGGCTCGTTCGAGGGAAGGATGAAATTCCCTGTCGATGTCCTTGAAGGAATAGCACGGGAATATCCAGGATTTGCGGCGGGCATCAAATTCAGCGCATACGAGGAACTTCCCGGGGGGATCGATATTCCGCTCGGTATTGAAATCGCAAAGCGCCTCGCCTCTCTGAATCCTGCGTATCTCCATGTGAGCACGACATCCACATCCCTCATGATCAAGAGCCGGTGGTCATCAGTTCCGCACATGTATATCACGAGGAACACCCTCATGCCGCTGGCGGAAAAGGTTAAAAAAGCCTGTACCGGAGTACCAGTCATGGGAACCGGCGGGATAACCGTTCCCGAGGATGCGGAGCGGTTCATCGCCGAAGGAGCCTGCGATGTGGTTGCGCTCGGCAGAACGGTGCTGGCGGACCCCCACTGGCCGAACAAGGCGAAGGAGGGGAAAGCGAAAAACATCACCCCGTGCATACGGTGCAATCTCTGTTATTACCAGCTCTGGTCCAGCGAGCCGCTCATCTGCACCATGAATCCCTATCTCTCCCATGAGAACGAACTGCACTTCACTCCAGCCGACCGCAGGAAAACAGTCATGGTAGTCGGCGCGGGACCTGCGGGTATACGGTGCGCGCTTACCGCTGCGAAACGCGGGCATGATGTGACTCTGTATGAAAAGATGCCGTACATCGGAGGCATGGTGTATCCGGGCGGGAAACCGCAGTTCAAGGATGATCTCCAGCGTGTGCTGAAATGGTATGAAACGGAGCTTGCCGAAAGCACGGTCACCGTAAAGCTCAGTACCGAAGTCACCCCGGAGCTCGTCGAGGAGGAAGCGCCCGATGTTCTCGTGATCGCGGTCGGCGGTGATGTCATAAAACCCGGCATTCCGGGGATCGATCAGCCGCATGTCGCATCGGCGATCGATGTGCTCCGTGATGTGTCGAAATACAGAGGCACAAAAGCCGCTGTCATCGGCGGCGGCGAGGTGGGATGCGAAGCCGCCTGTTATCTTGCCGACAACGGGTTTAAAGAAGTGACAGTCATCGAGATGCTCCCCGACCTCATGCCGCAGAGCAACAAAATTATCCTCAACCATATGGAGCTGCTCCTCGAAGACCGGAACATCAAGGTCATGACAGGTACCCCGGTCACCGCAATCACTCCCGAGGGTATAGAGGTTTGCCTCAAGAGCGGAAAGCTCTGGGGAATCGAAGCTGATCTTGTTGTCTATGCGGTCGGTATCAAGACACCTGGTCAGCAGATCGTATCTTCCGGGCCGGCGATGAAAGTACAGCCCAAGAGCGGTCTCATCCCGGCGCTCTCGATGAAAGCGGAGGAAGTGTATGTCATCGGGGACTGCACCTGCGTCGCCCGTATCCTCGAAGCGACCGCGGAAGGAGAGCGCATCGGACGGTGGGTGTAAACCTCACGGAATTATACAGATTCAAATCCTGCAATCCGCCCGTTACCAGTTTTTGTATCCCGGCGCGGGGACAGGCTGCTGGAGACCGTCCACGGGAATGTGACGGCCGTTGATCCAGTAGGCGCGCGGCGATGCCACGAACACGATGACATCGGCGATTTCCTCGGGGCTGCCGAGCCGGCCCATGGGGAAACTTTCGCGCCGATAGGTCTCGAATGCATCGGGATTCTTCTGACGCCATTTTTCCCAGATTCCATCGGGGCTGATCATGGAGCCCGGCGAGATGGTGTTCACCCTGATATTGTCGTGCACGAGTTCGAGCGCCAGCGGCTCGGCAAGAAAAATAAGCGAATTCTTCGCCGCACCGTACTGGCTTCCCTTCGCGAGCTGGGGCAGCCATCCCGAGACGGAGGCGATATTGATGACCGATCCGCCGCCCCGCTTTCGCATGAACGGAACGGTGAGTCGTATCATTCGCACAGTCTGGAATACGATATTATCGAATGTTTTATGCCAGTCCTCGTCGGTGGCCTGAAACAGGCTGTCGCCGAACCGTTTACCCACATTGTTTATCAGGATGTCTATCCCGCCCAGCTTGTCCGCCGTCTCACCGGCAACACTCTCCGCTTCACTCGGAATACAGACATTCGCACGGATTCCATGAGCCCGGACACCTTGAGCGCGGAGCTCTTCGACCACTCTCCCGATCGTTTCCTCTTCATCGATCGAGCAGACACAGACATGAGCGCCTTCTCCGGCAAATGCACGCGCAGCCCGCAGCCCGAGACCGTTCGTTCCGCCCGTTATGAGGACAACCTTATCCTTCAACTTCAAATCCATTTTTTTCCTCCTTATACAAACTCTCTATGTCACCCTGAACCGGTTTCAGGGTCTGTTCCAATCCATAAATCCATCGGAATCCAGTATCAATGATCGCACAATGGAATATTAAATTGAATCTGGTTATTCAATGAGCTCATAATCACTAATTCATTGTATGAGTATTGTCATTCCCAAGAACGAAGTGAATAGGGAATCCAGTATTATTGCTTCGGTGATTAAATAGTGACATCGGATGAGGTCATGCCGAACTTGTTTCGGCATCTATTCCAGGTATTAGTATCATTATTTATTCGCCGGAGTATTAACATCGCTATGCCGTGAGTGTTGGATGATGGATTCCCGTTTTCAAAGGAATGACACTTTAACGTGTAAAAAACATCCCATTCGTAAGCGTTATGTACTATTGCTTCGGCGATTAAACAGTGATATCGGATGACGTCATGCCGAACTTGTTTCGGCATCTATTCCTGCTATTGGTATCATTATTTATCCGCCGGAGCAATAATCAAATAACCATAAAATTGAATTCCATACCGGTCCTTTTTATATCTGCAATACCTCACAAATGAAATACATTTTCATACAGGCACGAGAAGCATCGAACGTTTTGTACGGGCCAGCACCCTGGCGGTGACGCTGTTTTCCCAGAATGCAGCGGTACCCGCTTTACCATGGGTACCCATGATAAGTATTCCGGCATCGATCGATTCCGCAACATCCGAGATAACCGCAGCGGGATCGCCCCGCAGCACCTCCGATGTGACCGGAACAGTAAGGTCATGGAAAAAATGAACCTTATTTTCCAGATAGATAGACACTTCATTGTATTCAAGCTCGAGAGCCGCTCTTGTTGCGCCCGGCATCAACCGCCGTTCCGCCGCCTGCCTGCCTGACAGCGTACCGGTTGTCGGAACAACAGACAGAAGATGCAGCCGCGCTCCCGATGCCAGGGCGAGCTCAGCCGCAGCTTGTAAACCGGTCTCGTGAGCACTTTCGCCGTCCGTAGGAGCAAGAAGAACACGGCATTCAAACGCTCCATGCTCCCCGACTGTTTCCGGCCGCACAAGCAGGACAGGTATATCGCCGGCAGCAACCACCTGCTGCGCGATACTTCCGAAAACCACTGATTTGAGACCGCCCCGTCCATGCGAACACATGACGATAAGATCGTGCGAAAATTCCTGCTGATGACCGACAATGCCGCGCGCGACATCGCTGGTTTTGCCGGTATGTACATGGAATTCCACGGGAATCTCAGGCGGGAAAACCTGCCGCGCCAGAGTTTCCAGGTAAATATGTGCTTCCTCGGGACTGCTCAGGTGACGGTCTCCGTGGATTGTGGGCGAGACATCCTCTTCGATGACATGGATAAGTGTGATACGGGAACCGAAAATACGGGCGATGCACAGAGCCGGTTTCAGCGCCGATTCCGCAAGAACCGACCCATCGAGGGGTATGAGGATATGCTTATACATGGTCTACTTCCCGAATATGGTCTGATAGAGCAGGTATCCGTTAAGAAATATGATCAATATCGCCACTATTATGGCTGCGAATGTGGTTATGGCACGATTTTTAAGGTCGCCCATCAGATCGCCTCTCCTCGTGAACATGATAAGCGGTATTACCGCAAACGGGAGTCCGAAGCTGAGCACCACCTGGCTTATCACGAGCGTCCGTGTCGGATCGAGGCCTGCCATGATCACCGCAAGCGACGGGAAAACCGTGATCAGCCGACGGAGCCAGATGGGAATATGACGTTCGAGAAATCCCTGCATGATCACCTGACCGGCCATTGTCCCCACAGTTGTCGACGACAACCCCGCAACGAGAAGGGAAATGGCAAAAATCGACTTTGCGGCGGAACCGAGCAGGGGTTCGAGGGTGATATGGGCATCCTCGATTGTGGCGACCGAACTGAGGCCGGCGTGGTGGAAAGTCGCCGCAGCCATCATGAGCATGGCCGCATTGACAAAACCGGCCACGCCCATCGCTATGGTCACATCGGCCACCTCGAAGTTGAACAGCCGCCTGCGGTGCACCGGATTGGTAACCCTGATGCGCCCCTGTGTCAGCGAGGAATGGAGAAAGATGACATGCGGCATCACGGTTGCTCCGAGTATGCCGGTGGCGAGGAGCACGCTCTCGGCGCCATTGAAGTGTGGTGTAAACGCATGATACACAACCTTGGACCAGTCGGGCTTGTCCAGGACGGTTTCAACCACATAGCAGAGAGCGATAACACCGAGCATCGCGGTAATAACCGCTTCGAGGGGACGGAATCCACGGTTCTGCAGCCCCAGAATTGCAAAGGTCACTGCTGCGGTCACCAGACCGGCAACCCAGAGAGGCATTCCAAACAGCAGGTAAAATCCGAGCGCCGCGCCGACAAACTCGGCAAGGTCGGTCGCTATCGCTACAAGCTCCATCAGCACCCACATTCCCCACACAACCCAGCGCGGGAAATGGAGACGGCATAATTCGGCAAGATTATGGCCGGTGGCGATACCGACTTTTGCCGATGTCACCTGGATGAGCATTGCCATGAGGTTGCTGGCGACGACTACCCAGAGGAGTGTATACCCGAATTTTGCCCCGCCCTCTATATTGGTTGCAAAATTCCCCGGATCGACATACGCGATGCTCGCAATGAACGCCGGTCCTAAAAAAGGCAGGAGACGGGCAAATCCCCGTTTTGTGCTCTCCCCGGAGAGAACCCGGGTTGCTGAATCAACGGTCTTTGTATCCCCGGTTCTGACAGTTTCCCGTGGGGATTTTTTATGGAGTTCATCCATCGAGTCTATCTGCCTCTCGATTTCTGTAAACGGCAATGAATATAATTGGTAATTATAATGTTACAAATAACAGGATTGACTCCGGCTGAGCGTATTACCCCGAAAAATCGGTTTTTATAATATAACCCATCATGTGAAAGGGAAGCACATTTTTTTCTCCCGTCCATCGGCACCAATGGCCTGTACAATCCCAATCCCTGCTCATTCATAAAAAGCTTCGCCAATACACTCGGACGGTCTCTCTTTTTCATCAGGGTGTTTATGCTATTCATTTCCTCTCCCTGAAATCATTATATATCCGTATGCACTTTTCTGTTGCTTACCGGGAATATAACACCCATTATATGGTAACCTTACGGAAAATCCATTCAAAACAGAGCATGGACATTTCATTACAGGGATTCATCGATGAGAAAAAAGAACTGCATCTGCCTTTTAACTGTAATCGCAGTGATGCTCGTCTGGACGATTATTCTTTCAGGATGCGGATCCCGCGGCGCAAAACCGGTCAAGATAGGTTTTCTCGTGTCCAACCCCGAGCAGACGTGGTTCCAGAATGAATGGCGCTACGCCCAGAAGTGCGCGGACAGGTATGGATTCGAGCTGATCAGGATCGGGGCTACCGACGGCGAAAAGACACTTGCCGCAATCGACAACCTGGCTGCCCAGGGTGCGCAGGGATTCGTCATATGCACGCCGGATGTCCGTCTGGGTCCGGGGATTCTGGCACGCGCTGCTTCATACAGGATGAAGGTGATTACCGTGGATGACCAGTTTGTCGGTTCAGACGGTTCATTCATGGATGTCCCGTATATGGGTATCTCCTCGGTATCGATCGGATGGTCGGTCGGAAAAGCTCTCCATGAGGAGTATCTGAAGCGCGGATGGACAATCGATGACACCGCTGCGCTCGCTGTCACATTCGAAGAGCTCAATACCTGCAAGGAACGTACCGACGGGGCCACGGAGGCTTTGATCGAAGCGGGTTTCCCCGCTGAAAAGATTTTCAGGGCACCCCAGAAACACAGCGATGTGCCGAGCGCATTCGATGCGGCGAATGTCACGGTGACACAGCATCCCTATATCAGGCACTGGCTTGTCTATTCGGTCAACGACGAGGGTGTGCTCGGTGCTGTCCGGGCGCTGGAAAATCGGGGCTTCGGAGCCGATTCGGTCGTGGGTATCGGCATTGGCGGAGATGTGTCGAAATCGGAGTTCGAAAAGAGCGAGCCGACCGGTTTTTTCGCCACGTGCCTTCTCAATCCATACCGCCACGGCTATGAAACCACCGAATATCTCTACAAATGGATCAAGGACGGCATCGAACCCCCGAAAGACATACGGACAACAGGGGTGATCGTAACCCGTGAAACCAGGGCGGGTATTATGAAGGAATTGGGCTTATCGGATTAAGTCGGGGATGGATCGGGGATGGTATTCATGAACATTACTTTTTTCAGAAAACATACGGCATCGATCATCACATTGTTCGCCGTATTACTCATCTGCGGCAGCTGCGGGGACAGAGGCGAGAAAAGGATAAAAATCGGGTTCCTCGTCAAGCGTCCTGAGGAAATATGGTTCCAGAACGAGTGGAAAGGCGCCCAGGTATGCGCGGATAAACTCGGTTTCGAGCTCGTTAAAATCGGGGTGACCGACGGCGAAAAAACGCTCGCTGCCATCGACAACCTCGCAGCACAGGGAGCGCGGGGATTCGTCATCTGCACACCGGATGTCCGTCTGGGACCGGCTATCATGACAAAGGCGCGCGCGTATGGCATGAAAGTCGTCGCGGTGGATGACCGTCTCGTCGATGCGGAGGGCAGGCCCATGGATGTCCCGTACCTGGGTATGGATGCCGCGGAGATCGGGAGGATTGTCGGAAAAGCCCTCCATGAGGAATTGGTAAAACGCGGCTGGAATCCCGATGAGACCGCCGCCCTCGCGGTCTCGTTCAACGAACTCGAAACATGCCTCGACCGGACAGGCGGAGCAATGGAAGCGCTGGTTGGAGCCGGGTTCCCTGCGGAAAAAATCTTCAGCGCCCCGGTCAAAACTACCGATATACCCGGCGGATTCGATGCATCGGATGCCGTATTCACTCAGCACCCTACTGTAAAACGGTGGCTCCTGTTCGGCTGCAATGACGAGGGTGTGCTCGGCGGGGTACGCGCCCTCGAAAACCGTGGTTTCGGGGCGGAATCGGTGATAGGAATCGGAATCGGCGGAAGCTCGACAAAATCCGAGTTTGAAAAGGAAGTGCAGACAGGTTTTTTCGCGACGGTATTCGTGAATGCCGCCATGCATGGATTCAGGACAACGGAAATGGTGTACCGGTGGGCCGGGGATGGTGTCGAGCCGCCGAAAGAAACGGCGACAGTCGGGAAGATCCTCACAAAAGACACCTACGGAGAGGCATTGCAGGAACTCACCCTCTCACAGTGAAAATAGTACAGGCCATGACATCTCGGGTACCGGGAAACTATAAAAAGAAACTTGCGCTTAATGAAAGTACCATCGATTGACCGAAATGACCCAATCAGATAATACGGCGTATCAGCCCTACCTTGCGTTCGAGGGAATCGGCAAATCCTTCCCGGGAGTGCGGGCGCTCGATGATGTATCGTTGTGCGCCGGGGAAGGAACGGTGCATGCCCTTATCGGAGAAAACGGCGCGGGGAAATCGACCCTGCTCAAGATACTCTCGGGCGTATACGCTCCCGATTCGGGAACGCTTAGCCTCGAAGGGATTCCCCGGACGTTTCAAAACACACAGGACGCCATCAGGGCCGGGATAGCGGTAATTTACCAGGAGCTCCACCTCGTGCCGGAGATGAGCGTCGCCGAAAACCTTCTCCTGGGACATCTGCCGAATCGTTTCGGCCTGGTGCAGAAAAAAAAGGTACGGGAACTCGCGGCTGCGACACTCGAATCTCTCGGTGAGACAGTCGATCCAGCTGTCAGAATCAGCGCTCTTCCCATAGCCCAGCGTCAGATGATCGAGATCGCAAAAGCCCTCATGCGCGACGCAAAGGTGATTGCATTCGACGAGCCGACGAGCAGCCTGACCGAACGTGAGGTCAAAAAGCTCTTCGCTGTCATCGGGAGCCTTAAACAAAGCGGCCATGTGATCCTCTATGTTTCCCACCGCCTTAACGAGATATTCGAAATCTGCGATTCGGTAACGGTGTTCAGGGACGGTAAGGTTGTCGAAAACTGCGGGGACATCTCGAAAGTCAACCATGACTACCTTGTCAAGCGCATGGTGGGGCGATCCATCACGGATATTTACAGTTATGCTCCGCGCCCCCACGGAATTCCTGCCCTTGAAGTCGAGGGACTGACCGGACCGGGGCTGACCGGACCGGCTAACCTGACCGTGGCGCAGGGCGAGACCGTGGGGATTTTCGGGCTTGTCGGCGCGGGCAGAACCGAACTGCTCAAGCTTATCTGCGGAGCTGTGAAACCACGATCGGGCACAGTCCGGATACACGGGGAAAAAGTCGCGGTCAACAGTCCGGCATCGTCCATCAGGCATGGTCTCGTATTCACTCCTGAGGACAGAAAAAACGAGGCGGTTTTTCCGCTCGGCTCAGTATGCGAGAACATCAATATCGCCGCACGTCGCATTGTATCGCGATGGGGACTTATCAGCGAATCGTGGGAACGGACAAACGCCGAGAAA
Proteins encoded in this window:
- the araG gene encoding L-arabinose ABC transporter ATP-binding protein AraG: MTQSDNTAYQPYLAFEGIGKSFPGVRALDDVSLCAGEGTVHALIGENGAGKSTLLKILSGVYAPDSGTLSLEGIPRTFQNTQDAIRAGIAVIYQELHLVPEMSVAENLLLGHLPNRFGLVQKKKVRELAAATLESLGETVDPAVRISALPIAQRQMIEIAKALMRDAKVIAFDEPTSSLTEREVKKLFAVIGSLKQSGHVILYVSHRLNEIFEICDSVTVFRDGKVVENCGDISKVNHDYLVKRMVGRSITDIYSYAPRPHGIPALEVEGLTGPGLTGPANLTVAQGETVGIFGLVGAGRTELLKLICGAVKPRSGTVRIHGEKVAVNSPASSIRHGLVFTPEDRKNEAVFPLGSVCENINIAARRIVSRWGLISESWERTNAEKFIGMLSIRTPSADQLMRNLSGGNQQKVILARWLSERVRVMLLDEPTRGIDVGAKSELYGIISRLTAEGIGIVVASSELPEILGISDRIIVMRQGMMTASLSRSEADEERILHYALPVA